One stretch of Candidatus Bathyarchaeia archaeon DNA includes these proteins:
- a CDS encoding ATP-grasp domain-containing protein: MRILLYEHICSGGYIGEPLSSSLLCEGFSMLRGLAEDFKAAGHEVTVLLDARIARFNPPLQADNIRQVNKLEEFEQVLKAALSWAEAAYMVAPESEGILHYLTKRVESSNARSLNCSASAIAQASDKAEVAEHAKQLGLNFPKTIQLNPSDSIEAMAETVENEVGFPAVIKPVSSAGCGGLSVVQEAFEVEAAVDKIFGEAGNVGVCAQEFVQGVPASVSLLCRGGEVLPLSLNLQDLTLASPEGESNYNGGLVPFDYPLKAEAFEAAKRLVQSFRGLFGYVGVDVILGTQKVYVMEVNPRLTTSYVGLRKASKLNIADALLKEEAASNVEFNGVCCFSKVPIERPIIFAWQNFCALEALVSPPFPLYGQETSYGMLRSCGATTEQALQQMHKAKEDLKDIWEKGQKPW; the protein is encoded by the coding sequence TTGAGGATTCTACTTTACGAACACATTTGCAGCGGCGGATACATAGGGGAACCCCTTTCAAGCAGCTTGCTCTGTGAAGGCTTCTCCATGCTTAGGGGATTAGCCGAGGATTTCAAGGCGGCTGGGCATGAGGTTACCGTTCTGCTTGATGCTCGTATTGCACGGTTCAACCCGCCCCTGCAAGCCGACAACATACGCCAAGTTAACAAGTTAGAGGAGTTTGAGCAAGTGCTTAAAGCTGCACTGAGTTGGGCAGAAGCAGCTTATATGGTGGCGCCTGAGTCTGAGGGCATACTGCATTACCTGACTAAACGCGTTGAATCCTCAAACGCCCGTTCCCTGAACTGTTCCGCCAGCGCCATAGCCCAAGCGTCCGATAAAGCCGAGGTCGCCGAGCACGCCAAGCAGCTGGGCTTAAATTTCCCCAAAACCATTCAGCTAAACCCGTCAGACTCGATAGAAGCTATGGCGGAAACAGTCGAGAACGAGGTAGGTTTTCCCGCGGTGATTAAACCCGTCAGCAGCGCTGGATGCGGCGGGTTGAGTGTGGTTCAAGAAGCCTTTGAGGTTGAAGCTGCGGTTGACAAGATTTTTGGGGAGGCAGGAAACGTGGGGGTTTGTGCACAGGAGTTTGTGCAGGGGGTTCCCGCTAGCGTCAGCTTGCTCTGCCGAGGTGGAGAGGTGTTGCCTTTGAGTTTGAACTTGCAGGATTTGACGTTGGCTTCGCCTGAAGGTGAGTCAAATTATAACGGTGGTTTGGTTCCGTTCGATTATCCCCTAAAAGCTGAGGCGTTTGAGGCAGCTAAACGTTTAGTCCAATCCTTCCGTGGACTGTTTGGGTATGTTGGAGTTGACGTGATTTTGGGCACACAGAAAGTGTACGTGATGGAGGTTAACCCTCGCTTAACCACGTCCTACGTTGGGCTAAGAAAAGCAAGCAAGCTCAACATCGCCGATGCACTGCTCAAAGAGGAAGCTGCCAGTAACGTGGAGTTTAACGGGGTTTGTTGTTTCTCTAAAGTGCCCATTGAACGCCCCATAATTTTTGCTTGGCAAAACTTCTGTGCGTTGGAGGCGTTGGTTTCGCCGCCGTTTCCCCTGTATGGGCAGGAAACCTCTTATGGAATGCTCCGTTCCTGTGGAGCCACAACCGAGCAAGCACTCCAACAAATGCATAAAGCTAAAGAGGACCTCAAAGACATCTGGGAGAAGGGACAGAAACCATGGTAA
- a CDS encoding nitroreductase family protein, producing the protein MSHLDTFEAIKTRRSIRVYQDKPVEAQKLEKILEAGRLSPSAVNFQPWDFIVVKDEAAKTRLYTAYDRPWIQKAPIIIVVCATPQKAWKRRDGEEFWKIDAAIATQTLILAAAAEGLGTCWIGAFDEEKAKQALGIPADVRVVAMTPLGYADEQKGPVVERKPLAEIVHYDKW; encoded by the coding sequence GTGTCGCATTTGGACACGTTTGAAGCCATAAAAACCCGACGCAGCATACGCGTATACCAAGATAAACCTGTTGAAGCGCAGAAACTTGAAAAAATTCTGGAAGCAGGCAGGCTTTCCCCCAGTGCAGTCAACTTTCAACCGTGGGACTTCATCGTCGTCAAAGATGAAGCCGCAAAAACCCGCCTGTACACGGCATATGACCGCCCATGGATTCAAAAAGCACCCATCATAATTGTTGTCTGTGCAACTCCCCAGAAAGCTTGGAAGCGACGTGACGGGGAGGAATTTTGGAAAATCGACGCTGCAATTGCTACTCAAACCCTGATTCTTGCGGCTGCCGCGGAAGGTTTGGGTACCTGCTGGATTGGCGCTTTTGATGAAGAAAAAGCCAAACAAGCTCTTGGAATACCTGCGGACGTGCGGGTAGTGGCGATGACGCCTTTGGGGTATGCTGATGAGCAGAAGGGTCCTGTGGTTGAGCGGAAGCCTTTAGCGGAAATTGTCCACTACGACAAGTGGTAG
- the uppS gene encoding polyprenyl diphosphate synthase, protein MLNDVRVTVGLQRFLRAIGAYKAYEKWLWLQIKNGKKPEHIAIILDGNRRWANEQEINPWLGHKQGAETVEQLLDWLEILDVKFVTLYTFSTENFRRASGEVDQIMQIAEEKFRKLLTDERIHRNKVHVKVIGRANLLPENLQKLIADVEQATANYSNQFLNFAFAYGGRAEIVDAAKTIAQKIKDNELEVEDVDEELFEKFLYTSHMPKQDPDMIIRTSGEERLSGFLLWQSAYSELLFLDVYWPDFRFIDLLRAIRTYQNRKRRFGS, encoded by the coding sequence ATGCTTAATGATGTGAGGGTAACTGTGGGCTTACAAAGGTTTCTGAGGGCAATCGGAGCATACAAAGCTTATGAAAAGTGGCTTTGGCTTCAAATAAAAAACGGCAAAAAACCTGAACACATAGCTATCATATTGGATGGGAATCGGCGTTGGGCTAATGAGCAGGAGATTAATCCGTGGTTGGGGCATAAGCAAGGTGCCGAAACTGTGGAGCAGCTTTTGGATTGGCTTGAAATACTTGATGTAAAGTTTGTTACGTTGTATACGTTTTCCACGGAGAATTTTCGTCGTGCCTCCGGGGAAGTGGATCAGATCATGCAGATTGCTGAGGAAAAGTTTCGGAAGTTGCTAACCGATGAACGTATTCACCGTAACAAGGTGCATGTTAAAGTCATTGGGAGAGCTAATTTGTTGCCGGAAAACCTGCAGAAGTTGATAGCTGATGTGGAGCAGGCGACCGCGAATTATAGCAATCAGTTTTTGAATTTTGCCTTTGCCTATGGGGGCAGAGCGGAGATTGTGGATGCCGCGAAAACCATTGCCCAGAAAATTAAGGATAACGAGTTAGAAGTGGAGGATGTGGATGAGGAGCTGTTTGAAAAGTTTCTGTACACGTCGCATATGCCTAAACAGGACCCTGACATGATTATCCGCACCTCAGGCGAAGAGCGGCTGAGCGGGTTTCTTTTGTGGCAATCCGCCTACAGTGAATTGCTGTTTTTGGATGTTTACTGGCCGGACTTTCGCTTCATCGACTTGCTTCGAGCCATAAGGACATATCAGAACCGCAAACGCCGCTTCGGCTCCTAA
- a CDS encoding DUF373 family protein has protein sequence MSEKTGEPILKRILILCVDRDCDLGTKANIKTPLLGRNANLEAAVSLALNDPEEADANAMFEAVSLHDRLAKENNSNEIFEVATICGTELGGVGADRKLVAELGTLLEKFNADEVILVTDGYSDEAIMPLIESRVPVSSIRRIVVKHSESIEETAALFSRYMRMLVQEPRYSRIALGLPGLLILIWSILAILKVDVYYYAVAIILVVGSFMLIKGFGVDRSAKNAYKWFREYSPPPLPVQISNYATIAGLLCIGISVYSGYIAAIGGVNPLPVGTADWLSSLPSFAGYFLRGSLDLIIVGLCTILVGRSVPLYFDHDARLLRNAALIVTMLWSRMIFAGAADVLISPALGYANLVFYIVVGILVAIASVLVMLIVQRSAKDFFGKPKEKLDDLEEEKEEEKPQNPQEQH, from the coding sequence ATGTCGGAGAAAACTGGGGAACCAATACTCAAGAGAATCCTCATCCTATGCGTTGACAGAGATTGTGATCTCGGAACCAAGGCGAACATAAAAACGCCGCTTCTGGGGAGAAACGCCAATTTAGAAGCTGCAGTTTCTTTGGCGTTAAATGACCCCGAAGAAGCAGACGCAAACGCGATGTTTGAAGCTGTCAGCTTGCACGACCGACTTGCCAAAGAAAACAACTCAAACGAAATTTTTGAGGTTGCCACAATATGCGGCACCGAACTAGGCGGGGTGGGCGCAGACAGAAAACTAGTCGCCGAGTTGGGCACCCTGCTTGAAAAGTTCAACGCCGACGAGGTCATCTTAGTCACGGACGGCTACAGCGACGAAGCCATCATGCCGCTTATTGAGTCACGGGTTCCTGTTTCCTCAATTCGCCGCATAGTAGTCAAGCACAGCGAATCCATTGAAGAAACCGCCGCCCTCTTTTCACGATACATGAGGATGCTTGTTCAGGAACCCCGTTACAGCCGCATAGCATTGGGGCTTCCGGGACTGCTAATTTTGATTTGGAGCATTCTTGCCATTCTGAAAGTTGACGTTTACTATTACGCTGTGGCGATAATTCTGGTGGTTGGCAGTTTTATGTTAATCAAAGGTTTTGGGGTGGACCGGTCAGCCAAAAACGCGTACAAATGGTTTCGCGAATACTCGCCGCCGCCTCTGCCGGTGCAAATCAGTAACTATGCAACCATCGCTGGGTTGCTCTGCATTGGCATAAGCGTTTATTCGGGGTACATAGCTGCCATTGGGGGGGTGAATCCTTTGCCTGTGGGCACGGCGGACTGGTTGAGCAGTTTGCCCTCTTTTGCGGGTTACTTTCTTCGGGGTTCGTTAGACTTAATTATCGTTGGGTTATGCACCATTTTGGTGGGGCGTTCGGTGCCGCTATATTTTGATCACGACGCCAGGTTACTGCGCAATGCTGCTCTTATAGTGACGATGTTGTGGTCCCGCATGATTTTTGCGGGTGCCGCGGATGTGCTTATCAGTCCAGCGTTGGGTTACGCTAATTTGGTTTTCTACATTGTGGTGGGTATTCTGGTTGCCATTGCCTCGGTTTTGGTTATGTTAATTGTTCAGCGGTCTGCAAAAGACTTCTTTGGCAAACCCAAGGAAAAACTTGACGACCTTGAGGAAGAGAAAGAAGAGGAAAAACCACAAAACCCTCAAGAGCAGCATTAA
- a CDS encoding type II toxin-antitoxin system VapC family toxin has product MIVGLDANILCYALDDAYPEHEALKNLLLELTPENKVALNPTTIHESYHTLVRSQKWLPEKAADALITLITLPNTEFYSQTRKTSTLALNLSVQYNLGGRDALIIANYMANQIPTLYTHDKKLLKHQKITHKNNNLTIKDPLNQK; this is encoded by the coding sequence ATGATTGTGGGGTTGGACGCCAACATTTTATGCTACGCGCTTGATGATGCTTACCCCGAACATGAAGCCCTAAAGAATCTGCTGCTGGAATTAACCCCTGAAAACAAGGTTGCTCTAAACCCGACAACAATCCATGAATCATACCATACATTGGTGCGTTCCCAGAAGTGGCTGCCTGAAAAAGCTGCAGACGCCCTAATAACCCTCATAACCCTGCCTAACACAGAATTTTACAGCCAAACCAGAAAAACCAGCACCCTAGCCCTCAACCTGTCCGTCCAGTACAATCTAGGCGGAAGAGACGCCCTCATAATCGCAAACTACATGGCAAACCAAATTCCAACCCTCTACACCCACGACAAAAAACTCCTAAAACACCAAAAAATAACCCACAAAAACAACAACCTAACAATCAAAGACCCACTGAACCAAAAATAA
- a CDS encoding translation initiation factor IF-2 subunit beta, producing MDYNYSDLLNRARSCVPEVTMKKERLELPRLFVSTVGMRTTISNFKEISDTLDRDPQHILKFLTREMATAATYHDGRAIFQGKFPRDTFERLIGRYMESFVICPVCKRPDTKILKEKRLAFIVCNACGAKSSIKQL from the coding sequence ATGGACTATAATTACAGTGACTTACTGAATCGTGCGCGCTCTTGTGTTCCAGAGGTAACAATGAAGAAGGAACGTTTAGAGTTGCCGCGGCTTTTTGTTTCAACTGTTGGGATGCGAACTACCATCTCTAACTTTAAAGAAATTTCCGACACACTTGACCGAGACCCCCAACATATACTCAAATTCCTTACTCGCGAGATGGCCACCGCTGCCACCTACCACGACGGTCGAGCAATCTTTCAGGGGAAATTCCCACGCGACACCTTTGAGCGGCTAATCGGACGCTACATGGAAAGCTTTGTCATCTGCCCCGTCTGCAAACGCCCCGACACAAAAATCCTCAAAGAAAAACGCTTAGCCTTCATTGTTTGTAACGCGTGTGGCGCCAAATCATCCATAAAACAACTCTAG
- a CDS encoding ribbon-helix-helix domain-containing protein, which yields MSKIRIQVTIRDDIVKWMDKQIDTRKYASRSHAIEYAVLQLIQDDKTS from the coding sequence ATGTCCAAAATCAGAATCCAAGTCACTATTCGAGATGACATAGTCAAATGGATGGATAAACAAATCGATACCCGCAAGTATGCTTCACGCAGCCATGCCATCGAATACGCTGTCCTACAACTCATCCAGGACGACAAAACAAGCTGA
- a CDS encoding coiled-coil protein, with amino-acid sequence MTEQKTTEIATVNQQIEAIHKRIGSLKDDLNKTHEDIKKHIEQRDQLNEKAKTLRQEIADIKKERDQLNVSVKALKAQRDEVRTQMAPFIETIKEHTQKIRELREKRTGQNRQALQKAFDALEFKIATTSMDLHEERKLIDQVKEIEIQLSVYKKIDQHNKKINELKNQLKVYQQKADAFHSQLTENAKKSQDLHAKMLAKFEEMKKIREDATNLHLQFLLAKERIKPLHEEIGKCIEQRQKLFGIRQGQYVERQKQFEAAKAETERQKKAKEQEIKEKMGSAVREKLQRGEKLDWREFQLLAGDDTETED; translated from the coding sequence TTGACTGAACAAAAAACAACCGAAATCGCAACAGTCAACCAGCAAATCGAGGCAATCCACAAACGGATTGGTTCTTTAAAGGATGACCTTAACAAGACCCACGAAGACATAAAAAAGCACATTGAACAAAGGGATCAGCTCAACGAAAAAGCCAAAACGCTGCGGCAGGAAATTGCTGACATCAAAAAAGAAAGAGACCAACTTAACGTTAGCGTCAAAGCCTTGAAGGCGCAACGTGATGAAGTTCGGACACAGATGGCTCCTTTTATTGAAACCATAAAAGAGCATACACAGAAAATCCGCGAGTTGCGAGAAAAACGCACTGGTCAAAATCGTCAGGCACTGCAAAAAGCCTTTGATGCTTTAGAGTTCAAAATTGCAACCACATCGATGGATTTGCATGAAGAAAGAAAACTCATTGACCAAGTGAAGGAAATCGAGATTCAACTAAGCGTCTACAAAAAGATTGACCAGCACAACAAGAAAATTAACGAATTAAAGAACCAGCTTAAGGTATACCAACAGAAAGCAGACGCCTTCCACAGTCAACTAACCGAAAACGCCAAGAAAAGCCAAGACCTTCATGCCAAAATGCTCGCCAAATTTGAAGAAATGAAGAAAATCAGGGAGGACGCAACCAACCTGCATTTGCAATTCCTTTTGGCTAAGGAAAGAATTAAACCGCTTCACGAAGAAATCGGCAAGTGCATAGAGCAGAGGCAGAAGCTGTTTGGAATCCGACAAGGTCAGTATGTCGAGCGGCAAAAACAGTTTGAAGCTGCAAAAGCTGAAACTGAACGGCAAAAGAAAGCCAAAGAGCAGGAAATTAAAGAAAAAATGGGTTCAGCTGTGCGCGAAAAACTGCAACGAGGCGAAAAGCTTGACTGGAGAGAATTCCAGCTTCTCGCAGGCGATGATACGGAAACGGAAGATTAA
- a CDS encoding DUF424 domain-containing protein, translating to MEACVNLKKMGKNVVLAICDCEVLGKTLREGKLVFHVKEEFYDGGRVTVEEAVDMIENSTIVNMVGKKCVETAIARGYVHPRAVLKIEGIPHAQIVKL from the coding sequence TTGGAGGCATGCGTTAACCTCAAAAAAATGGGCAAAAATGTAGTCTTAGCCATCTGTGACTGCGAAGTTTTAGGCAAAACGCTACGGGAAGGCAAACTTGTCTTCCATGTGAAGGAAGAATTCTACGATGGGGGACGCGTGACGGTTGAGGAAGCGGTGGACATGATTGAAAACTCGACCATTGTGAATATGGTGGGCAAGAAATGTGTCGAGACAGCAATCGCCCGGGGCTACGTGCATCCACGGGCAGTGCTGAAAATTGAGGGTATTCCTCACGCCCAAATCGTCAAGCTCTAA
- a CDS encoding DUF4258 domain-containing protein, producing MKFTVHGKHRAKERGITEKAIIQAILEPTTVFYDLSSAAYVAFKKLNGQQLLVVYASEGDQVRVITTFITSSAQEITHSKLNANVWVKIK from the coding sequence ATGAAGTTTACTGTACATGGCAAACACCGAGCAAAAGAAAGAGGCATAACCGAGAAGGCAATAATACAAGCCATCTTAGAGCCTACCACTGTCTTCTATGACCTATCATCAGCTGCCTATGTGGCTTTCAAAAAGCTCAACGGTCAACAGTTGCTCGTCGTCTATGCCTCGGAAGGCGACCAAGTGAGAGTCATAACAACTTTTATTACATCATCCGCCCAAGAAATAACCCACAGCAAACTAAACGCCAACGTATGGGTGAAAATCAAATGA
- the budA gene encoding acetolactate decarboxylase, producing MQQKNKGFLLIIIALVGAVSGTLLYSAWTHNLETPTPTQEGGLFQIAPFNTFAEGNYEGNLTFAELSKQGDFGIGTLNGLDGEMIALDGVFYQIPADGTPRQISPTEKTPYATVTFFRSDQTAQVTGLNYSQLSTYLDGLRPSEEAIYAIKVQGTFDYALTRSPQIQTQPYPNLTEALKTQSIFTLNEVNATAAGFWFPSSMSGPDYAGYHLHLITDDATAGGHLLDCIIKDATVEIDQINTYKLEIP from the coding sequence ATGCAACAAAAGAACAAGGGGTTTCTGTTGATTATCATTGCATTAGTTGGGGCTGTTTCAGGAACTTTACTGTACAGCGCGTGGACCCACAATCTGGAAACGCCCACACCCACTCAAGAGGGGGGGCTTTTTCAGATTGCACCGTTTAATACCTTCGCAGAAGGAAACTACGAGGGCAACTTGACGTTCGCTGAACTATCAAAACAAGGCGACTTTGGGATAGGGACCCTAAACGGCTTAGACGGAGAAATGATTGCCTTAGATGGCGTGTTCTACCAGATTCCTGCCGACGGTACACCACGCCAAATAAGCCCAACAGAAAAAACGCCCTATGCTACCGTTACCTTCTTTCGCTCAGACCAAACCGCCCAAGTGACAGGCTTAAACTACTCTCAACTATCCACTTATCTTGATGGTTTACGTCCTTCAGAAGAGGCAATTTACGCCATAAAAGTGCAAGGCACCTTTGATTATGCACTCACCCGAAGCCCCCAAATACAAACGCAACCTTACCCGAACCTAACTGAGGCACTTAAAACGCAGTCCATCTTCACGTTAAATGAGGTTAATGCAACTGCGGCAGGTTTCTGGTTTCCATCAAGCATGAGTGGCCCTGACTACGCAGGGTATCATCTTCACCTAATCACCGACGACGCAACCGCAGGAGGACACTTGCTGGACTGCATCATAAAAGACGCAACCGTGGAAATAGACCAAATCAACACATACAAACTCGAAATCCCCTAA
- a CDS encoding toll/interleukin-1 receptor domain-containing protein, with protein sequence MSQSQYDYDAFISYNKADKDFAEKLVERIEKENINGQPIKVFFAEWDIEPGENILLRIEKAEPSSHFIIPIMSPDWLKSDWTTLERVIPVHDDPAGLKARMIPVMRRNCEPPPSMRILKWLNFETDSNFEKESKKLIGRLQGKTLRETMGKDRTTSAYTGQIDYGSLTADVQEEEIASNIFPILKIPEKINVALTTVKRRRDIFPLLGEGANPPPFAFDEEKHKIYSFASLKDSQYRFGDLCLEPTCQTVSTKSLLTGEETCWIIDLLNRAMTRHMKEKLHMTYDFRSKKKKTFFPLLNRGDESRNGTWRIGTKEYTRFLVKKAKSVKPHYVHRSCKATFTQVDDWLFLKVLPGWHFTKDGIIEPVSPLRMSSLSARWMNMQRNHSVLDDVRFWTAILSEQSEEMKLFLGEDLEATIATMPAFATINRGIEGDYKRRLWYEQPKPDYFEQAIEKSAALDKVFTVNEL encoded by the coding sequence CTGTCTCAAAGCCAGTATGATTATGATGCATTTATCTCATACAATAAGGCTGACAAGGATTTTGCAGAAAAACTTGTTGAGAGAATTGAAAAGGAAAACATTAACGGACAACCAATCAAAGTCTTTTTTGCCGAGTGGGATATTGAGCCGGGGGAGAATATTTTACTCAGAATAGAAAAAGCAGAACCCTCGTCACATTTTATTATTCCCATTATGTCGCCTGATTGGTTAAAATCTGATTGGACAACGTTGGAACGTGTTATCCCTGTACACGATGACCCCGCAGGCTTGAAAGCCAGAATGATTCCAGTCATGCGAAGAAACTGTGAGCCTCCACCATCCATGCGCATTTTAAAATGGCTAAATTTTGAGACGGATTCGAATTTTGAAAAAGAAAGTAAAAAACTGATTGGAAGGCTTCAGGGTAAAACGTTACGAGAGACCATGGGTAAAGACCGTACTACATCAGCTTATACAGGGCAAATTGATTATGGGTCATTAACCGCTGATGTACAAGAGGAAGAAATAGCATCTAACATTTTTCCCATTTTAAAAATTCCTGAGAAAATCAACGTTGCATTGACAACCGTGAAAAGGCGGAGGGATATTTTTCCATTGCTAGGTGAGGGCGCGAACCCCCCGCCCTTTGCCTTTGACGAGGAGAAACATAAAATTTACAGCTTTGCCTCTTTAAAAGATTCGCAGTATCGATTCGGAGACTTGTGTCTAGAACCGACCTGTCAAACAGTGTCTACCAAAAGCTTGCTAACTGGGGAAGAAACTTGTTGGATTATTGACCTCCTCAATAGGGCAATGACAAGGCACATGAAAGAAAAACTGCATATGACATATGATTTCAGAAGCAAGAAGAAAAAAACGTTCTTCCCTTTGCTCAATAGAGGCGATGAGAGCAGAAATGGAACTTGGAGAATTGGAACAAAAGAGTACACTCGCTTCCTTGTAAAAAAAGCAAAGTCAGTGAAGCCACATTATGTTCATAGGTCATGCAAAGCCACTTTTACGCAAGTTGATGATTGGTTGTTTCTCAAAGTATTGCCCGGTTGGCATTTTACTAAAGATGGTATTATCGAACCCGTTTCTCCATTACGAATGTCATCGTTATCCGCGCGATGGATGAACATGCAGCGAAACCACTCTGTACTAGATGATGTTCGTTTTTGGACAGCAATTTTGTCGGAACAATCTGAGGAAATGAAACTATTTTTGGGTGAGGATTTGGAAGCTACTATTGCAACGATGCCTGCTTTTGCTACAATTAACCGTGGAATAGAAGGCGATTATAAGCGAAGGCTTTGGTATGAACAACCCAAGCCTGATTACTTTGAACAAGCCATAGAAAAGAGCGCAGCACTGGATAAAGTGTTCACGGTGAACGAGTTATGA
- a CDS encoding redox-regulated ATPase YchF, giving the protein MPGSYSRLLGVIGKPNVGKSTFFSAATLATADIANYPFTTIKPNRGVGYVRSPCVHGEFGVQDNPNNSLCLDGARLLPVELVDIAGIVPGAWEGKGLGNQFLDEIRRADALIHIVDVSGGTDCEGKSCKPGEHDPVEDVEFLEREITLWMVTILKKDWARIARTAEADKKGIAHHLEDRLNGLSIKRQCVNEAVRKADLNLDKPATWTDDDFYRFVDELRRISKPLLIVANKIDLPTAKDNVERLKALGHIVIPASAEAELVLRRAAEKGLIDYKPGDGDFQVLQPEKLSAGQIRALEQVKEKILQPNGSTGVQEALNTAYYKLLDMIVVYPVEDVEHLCDHNGRVLPDAYLVPKGTTAHQFAYIIHTELGEGFLYAVNARDKRRIGEDAELKDRDVISIVSAKKRA; this is encoded by the coding sequence ATGCCCGGCTCATACTCACGCCTGCTTGGCGTCATCGGCAAACCCAACGTAGGCAAATCCACCTTCTTTAGCGCCGCCACGCTCGCCACGGCAGACATCGCCAACTACCCCTTCACCACCATCAAACCTAACCGCGGCGTCGGCTACGTCCGCTCCCCCTGTGTGCATGGCGAATTTGGCGTGCAAGACAACCCCAACAACAGCCTCTGCCTAGACGGCGCCCGCCTCCTCCCCGTCGAGCTCGTAGACATCGCAGGCATCGTGCCCGGCGCGTGGGAAGGCAAAGGCTTAGGCAACCAGTTCCTCGACGAGATTCGCCGCGCCGACGCCCTCATCCACATTGTTGATGTTTCGGGGGGCACGGACTGTGAGGGCAAAAGCTGCAAGCCCGGCGAGCATGACCCGGTGGAAGATGTGGAGTTTCTGGAGCGGGAAATCACGCTTTGGATGGTTACTATTCTTAAGAAGGATTGGGCGCGCATCGCCCGCACCGCCGAAGCCGACAAAAAAGGCATTGCGCATCACCTTGAAGACCGCCTCAACGGGCTGAGCATCAAACGACAATGCGTTAATGAAGCCGTCCGCAAAGCAGACTTAAACTTAGATAAACCCGCCACGTGGACGGACGACGATTTCTACCGATTCGTCGACGAGTTGCGCCGCATCTCCAAGCCGCTGCTTATTGTCGCCAACAAAATCGACTTGCCCACCGCCAAGGACAACGTGGAGCGCCTCAAAGCTCTGGGGCACATTGTGATTCCAGCCAGCGCCGAAGCCGAACTGGTATTGCGACGCGCCGCCGAGAAAGGCTTAATCGACTACAAACCCGGCGATGGCGACTTCCAGGTTCTGCAGCCGGAGAAGCTTTCGGCAGGGCAGATTCGCGCGTTGGAGCAGGTTAAGGAGAAAATCCTTCAGCCCAACGGCTCCACTGGCGTCCAAGAAGCCTTAAACACTGCCTACTACAAGCTGCTGGACATGATTGTGGTGTACCCGGTGGAGGACGTGGAGCACCTTTGCGACCACAACGGCAGAGTCTTGCCTGATGCTTATCTTGTTCCCAAAGGCACCACCGCCCACCAATTCGCCTACATAATACACACGGAGCTCGGCGAGGGCTTCCTGTATGCGGTGAACGCGCGGGATAAACGTAGAATCGGCGAAGACGCGGAACTAAAAGACCGCGATGTCATAAGTATAGTGAGCGCCAAAAAACGAGCCTAA
- a CDS encoding DUF2283 domain-containing protein: MKAEYDRKADILYIKLKDAKITDTRMLDEDVYVDMDKDQNFVGIEIWKASKNAIQPISKDIAQEIKITLQKSA; encoded by the coding sequence ATGAAAGCTGAATACGACCGCAAAGCCGACATACTCTACATCAAACTCAAAGACGCCAAAATCACCGACACCCGCATGCTCGACGAAGACGTCTACGTCGACATGGATAAAGACCAAAACTTTGTCGGCATAGAAATCTGGAAAGCCTCCAAAAACGCCATACAACCCATCAGCAAAGACATCGCCCAAGAAATAAAAATCACCCTACAAAAAAGCGCATAA